The nucleotide window CCGATCTCGTTGGAGGTAAAATCAAAGTCTTCGATTCTTATGAAGAGATTCTTTATTCCGATGATGTCGATGCGATTGTCCTTGCAGTGCCAATTGCCCTCAATCCCGAAATGATCGTAGCTGCGAGAACGGCGGAGAAACCAGTTATTTGTGAGAAACCTATTGCTGCATCGGTGAAAGAAGGACTTTCTCTGTTGAATCTTCCGGGGAATTCACCTGTCTACATCGCAGAGAATTACAGACACATAGAAGTTTACACTAAGGCTTCCGAATTTGTGAGGGAAGGAAGGATCGGCAAACCAATCATATTCAGTTGGCTCAAATGGGTAGATTTCGGACTGGATAACAAGTATGTTCAGACTAAGTGGAGGCAAGCCCCGAAACATGTGGGGGGATTCATTTCTGACGGTGGCGTTCATGACATTGCGGCCTTGCGAAAAATCCTTGGGAATGTGAGAGAAGTTAGCGGATTTTCAGAGAAGAATCTCGATTATCTTGGTGCGGAGAACTCAGTGGTCTTCAATATGACACTGGGAGAAGGAGTGATTGGGAACTACTCGGTTGTATATGGAGCTCCGGCCACTCTTAACAGACTCGAGATCGTTGGAACAGAAGGCCTGTTGCGTGTTGACAAGGATGAAGCGACAATCGAAATCGAGGCTCACGGTCGAGAGAAATTCTACGCAAATAACAGTGATGGATTCGTTGAGGAATTTACTGATTTCTACAGAGTCATTAAAGGTCAGAAGAATTCTCTCGGCTCTATTCGGGAGGCAATCCTTGATCTGGCGACCGTTGAGGCCGGATTGATTTCTGCAAATGAGAAACGAGTAGTGATTGTGGACTCATTGATAGTGGAGAGTTGATGGGAAGATGAGTGGCTTCAATACTAGAGCTATTCATAGTGGCGAAGAGCAAAAAGTTTGCGACGCCGTAACAACTCCTATTTTCCAGACTTCGAACTTCCTGGCAAATGACGACAAGTATCTCAGCGAAACCTCAGAGACCTTATATACAAGGGTCGGAAATCCGTCGATAGGAGTTTTAGAAAGGAAGCTGTCCGATCTTTTCGGAGGAAAAGGCGGAGTGTTCTTTTCATCGGGAATGGGCGCTATCACTACGGTATTTCTCACTTTTCTCAAGTCAGGGATGAACTTGGTGATTTCGAAAAACGTTTACGGAGGGACTCAGAGTCTTATCGCGGAACTACCCGGCATGGGAGTAGAGGTCAGGAGATTTGACCAGTCAAAGTTAGAAGACCTTGAGAATCTTGTCGACCACAATACCGCTATCGTGTATGTTGAGTCAATGGCAAATCCGAACCTGGTCTTATCGGAAATCGAAAACATATCAAAGATAACAAAGAAGAGCGGAGCGCTTTTGATAGTCGACAATACATTTCTGTCTCCCTACAATTTTAGGCCGCTTGAACATGGTGCCGACGTAGATATCCAGAGTCTGTCTAAGTATGTGAATGGCCATTCCGATGTCATTGCGGGCTTTGCCGCCTTCAGCGAAGGCGATTCTGAGAAGCTTGTTAGACAGAAAATGATTAGGTTGGGCACGAATGGAGCTCCATTTGATGCTTTTCTGGTCAGTCGTGGAGTGAAGACTCTTGGTCCCAGAATGGAACTGCATAATAAGAACGGGGAAGAAGTAGCGGTTTTTCTCTCGAAAAGTCCAAAAGTGCGTAGAGTCTCTTATCCTTCTTTGATGAACACTAAACCTAGCTGCTTTGCAGATTGCAAAGGCTTTGGGGGAGTCGTGTATCTTGAGCTGGAGAATCTGGAAAAAGCGAAAAGATTCATAAGAAGCAGCAAGCTCTTTCTAGAAGCAACAAGTCTGGCCGGAGTCGAATCACTTGTCACGATACCTGTTCTCACCAGTCACTCTTCATTTACAGATGAACAGCTTAGTGAAGTGGGTCTATCCAAAGGAGGGGTAAGGCTTTCGGTGGGGATCGAGGATGTTGAAGATCTTCTGGAAGATCTAGGTGCAGCTCTTGAAGCAATCTAGGAGCAACCAAGAAAATGAATGGTTCTGCTTCTTTGTACCTGTTCCGAGAAAGAAAGGAACCCGGCGTCTGAAAGAGCAAGAAAAACCGACAACCAGAATTGGAGTCATAAACGTCTTTCCTCTCAGCATCAGTAGTGAAACCGCGATTCAACTTGTTTTCTTGTTGGCCTATAATAGACAACAAGGTTGTGAGGTGATTTGAAGTGTTGAAGACAAGAATCGCGGGAATAGAGGAGCTGTTCCTTAGCAGCGAGAGAGAGTTCAAGATAGAGAGAGAAAACCTTGTCCTTATCTATGGCTTTTCAAACCTTCCAGACTCATCGGGAGTTTTGCTCAGGGTCTCAATTCGCAACGAAGATCCCTCTCCTAAGAAAGTTGGCAAGATCGATCTAATCGAAATCCAGGATGTTAGTGAGCCCGTTTACTACAACAACTGGCAGTCATGGTTCCCATTCAAGGCTTACTGGGAGCGACCATTAGTGGATTCGTTTGTTCAGTACGCAGATTCTCAAGGAATAAGTCTCTTTGCCGCCTCCCCAATACCTGAGCTCCTTAGGAAAGGGCAAAGACCTAGCGATTACTTCATTGCCACCGACGAGCTCCTTGTAGGTTTTGTCTCGAATCAATTCACTCACCAGTATTTCCTATGAGACGATGAGACCTTGAGCATCATTGGTTCAGTGGATCTCTTCGGTACTGAACTTGCATCGGGCGAGTCAATAGAACTCGAAGAGATGGTTATTCTTGGTAATAAAAGCCTCTGGACTATGCTTGAAAAGTATGCTGATCTCATAAAGCAGAGTAATGAGGTTGAGTTTAATGAGTTTGAAGGGATAGGTTGGTGTAGTTGGTACCATTACTTCACCGACATAACTTTCGATGAGTTGTCGAAGAATGTGAAGCTTCTTGCCGAAATTCGAGATCGCGAGAGAATCGATTACAGACTGGTTCAGCTTGACGATGGTTACGAAAAGGAAATAGGCGACTGGCTGACGACCAACTCCAAATTTCCGGACTTGAAAGAAATCGCTTCTGAAATTAGGGGAAAAGGCTTCAAAGCAGGACTGTGGATAGCCCCGTTTTCTGCTTCCGAATCCTCAAGGCTGTTTAACGAGCACAAAGAATGGTTTGTAAAGAACAGTGATGGCAATCCCAGAGTAGCATACAGAAATTGGAAT belongs to Mesotoga sp. Brook.08.105.5.1 and includes:
- a CDS encoding Gfo/Idh/MocA family oxidoreductase → MNIRLGVVGAGIASRELHLPALMELKDLFTITAVNSRTRKKAEEFADLVGGKIKVFDSYEEILYSDDVDAIVLAVPIALNPEMIVAARTAEKPVICEKPIAASVKEGLSLLNLPGNSPVYIAENYRHIEVYTKASEFVREGRIGKPIIFSWLKWVDFGLDNKYVQTKWRQAPKHVGGFISDGGVHDIAALRKILGNVREVSGFSEKNLDYLGAENSVVFNMTLGEGVIGNYSVVYGAPATLNRLEIVGTEGLLRVDKDEATIEIEAHGREKFYANNSDGFVEEFTDFYRVIKGQKNSLGSIREAILDLATVEAGLISANEKRVVIVDSLIVES
- a CDS encoding aminotransferase class I/II-fold pyridoxal phosphate-dependent enzyme — encoded protein: MSGFNTRAIHSGEEQKVCDAVTTPIFQTSNFLANDDKYLSETSETLYTRVGNPSIGVLERKLSDLFGGKGGVFFSSGMGAITTVFLTFLKSGMNLVISKNVYGGTQSLIAELPGMGVEVRRFDQSKLEDLENLVDHNTAIVYVESMANPNLVLSEIENISKITKKSGALLIVDNTFLSPYNFRPLEHGADVDIQSLSKYVNGHSDVIAGFAAFSEGDSEKLVRQKMIRLGTNGAPFDAFLVSRGVKTLGPRMELHNKNGEEVAVFLSKSPKVRRVSYPSLMNTKPSCFADCKGFGGVVYLELENLEKAKRFIRSSKLFLEATSLAGVESLVTIPVLTSHSSFTDEQLSEVGLSKGGVRLSVGIEDVEDLLEDLGAALEAI